A window of Actinomadura rubteroloni contains these coding sequences:
- the ehuB gene encoding ectoine/hydroxyectoine ABC transporter substrate-binding protein EhuB, whose amino-acid sequence MTSSRRDFLRTAALLGAAAPLAAAGCSTTDPEQERSGGGTLERARKDGAIRVGFANEAPYGYTDTSGKLTGEAPELARVVFGELGIKKVEGVQVDFGGLIGGLKAKRFDAIAAGMFVTPDRCKEVAFADPEYVAKSAFLVPKGNPKGLLQATDPGKKGVKVGVLTGAVEADYAAKLGVKKGDIKTFTDQASAYEGLKAGRVDCVWLTRISLADVLSKHKGEPFEVTAPFGPVIGGKEQFGAGAFAFRPADADLVKAFNGKLAELKSANRLLPILQPFGFTRAEMPTAGDTAAKFCAG is encoded by the coding sequence ATGACGTCCTCACGACGCGATTTTCTGCGCACCGCCGCGCTGCTCGGCGCGGCCGCGCCCCTCGCCGCGGCGGGCTGCTCGACCACCGACCCCGAGCAGGAGCGGTCCGGCGGCGGCACGCTGGAGCGGGCCAGGAAGGACGGCGCGATCCGCGTCGGGTTCGCCAACGAGGCCCCCTACGGCTACACCGACACGTCCGGCAAGCTCACCGGCGAGGCTCCCGAACTCGCCCGGGTGGTCTTCGGGGAACTCGGGATCAAGAAGGTCGAGGGCGTCCAGGTGGACTTCGGCGGCCTCATCGGCGGGCTGAAGGCCAAGCGCTTCGACGCCATCGCCGCCGGGATGTTCGTCACGCCCGACCGCTGCAAGGAGGTCGCGTTCGCCGACCCCGAGTACGTCGCCAAGAGCGCGTTCCTCGTCCCGAAGGGCAACCCGAAGGGGCTCCTCCAGGCCACCGACCCTGGGAAGAAGGGCGTGAAGGTCGGCGTGCTGACCGGCGCGGTCGAGGCCGACTACGCCGCCAAGCTCGGCGTGAAGAAGGGCGACATCAAGACGTTCACCGACCAGGCGAGCGCCTATGAGGGCCTGAAGGCCGGACGGGTCGACTGCGTCTGGCTCACCCGGATCTCGCTCGCCGACGTCCTGTCCAAGCACAAGGGCGAGCCGTTCGAGGTCACCGCGCCGTTCGGCCCGGTCATCGGCGGCAAGGAGCAGTTCGGGGCGGGCGCGTTCGCGTTCCGTCCGGCCGACGCCGACCTGGTCAAGGCGTTCAACGGCAAGCTCGCGGAGCTGAAGTCGGCGAACCGGCTGCTGCCGATCCTCCAGCCGTTCGGGTTCACGCGGGCCGAGATGCCGACGGCCGGCGACACCGCCGCCAAGTTCTGCGCGGGCTGA
- the ectB gene encoding diaminobutyrate--2-oxoglutarate transaminase, with the protein MNDVFARLESEVRGYCRGWPAVFTTARGSHMTAEDGRTYLDFFAGAGTLNYGHNNPLLKKRLIDYLAADSIVHSLDMYTAAKRTFLERFEEIVLKPRGLDYKVQFPGPAGNHSVEAALKLARKYTGRETVVSFTNAFHGMTLGALAVTGNSMKRTGAGVPLGHGVAMPYDNYLDGRTPDFLLFETMLDDSGSGLDKPAAVIVETVQGEGGINAATAEWLRGLSDLCRRHDILLIVDDVQMGCGRTGAFFSFEEAGIVPDIVCLSKSLSGYGLPFAITLMRRDLDVWEPGEHNGTFRGFNPAFVTAVGALEEYWTDQDMEKQTLAKGQLVERGLDEIALLNAGAVETVRGRGLAWGLVMRDPELAPRVCAEAFDRGLLMETSGPEGEVVKLLPPLTTSEADLSRGLEIIAASVSAVRDAVTV; encoded by the coding sequence ATGAACGACGTCTTCGCCCGCCTGGAGTCCGAGGTCCGCGGCTACTGCCGCGGCTGGCCCGCCGTGTTCACGACGGCGCGCGGCAGCCACATGACGGCCGAGGACGGCCGCACCTACCTCGACTTCTTCGCCGGGGCCGGCACGCTCAACTACGGCCACAACAACCCGCTGCTGAAAAAGCGCCTGATCGACTACCTCGCGGCGGACTCGATCGTCCACAGCCTCGACATGTACACGGCCGCCAAACGCACCTTCCTGGAGCGCTTCGAGGAGATCGTCCTCAAGCCGCGCGGGCTGGACTACAAGGTCCAGTTCCCGGGCCCGGCGGGCAACCACTCGGTGGAGGCGGCGCTGAAGCTGGCCCGCAAGTACACCGGGCGCGAGACGGTCGTCAGCTTCACCAACGCCTTCCACGGCATGACGCTCGGCGCGCTCGCCGTCACGGGCAACTCGATGAAGCGCACCGGCGCGGGCGTCCCGCTCGGCCACGGCGTCGCGATGCCCTACGACAACTACCTCGACGGCCGCACGCCCGACTTCCTGCTGTTCGAGACGATGCTGGACGACAGCGGCAGCGGCCTGGACAAGCCCGCCGCCGTCATCGTCGAGACCGTCCAGGGCGAGGGCGGCATCAACGCCGCGACCGCCGAGTGGCTGCGCGGGCTCTCCGACCTGTGCCGCCGCCACGACATCCTCCTCATCGTGGACGACGTCCAGATGGGCTGCGGCCGGACGGGCGCGTTCTTCTCGTTCGAGGAGGCCGGGATCGTCCCGGACATCGTGTGCCTGTCCAAGTCCCTGTCCGGCTACGGCCTCCCGTTCGCGATCACGCTGATGCGCCGCGACCTCGACGTCTGGGAGCCCGGCGAGCACAACGGCACGTTCCGCGGCTTCAACCCCGCGTTCGTCACGGCCGTCGGCGCGCTGGAGGAGTACTGGACGGACCAGGACATGGAGAAGCAGACCCTCGCCAAGGGCCAGTTGGTCGAGCGGGGCCTGGACGAGATCGCGCTCCTCAACGCCGGCGCCGTCGAGACCGTGCGCGGCCGGGGCCTCGCGTGGGGCCTCGTCATGCGGGACCCCGAGCTGGCGCCGCGCGTCTGCGCCGAGGCGTTCGACCGCGGCCTGCTCATGGAGACCTCCGGGCCCGAGGGCGAGGTCGTGAAGCTGCTGCCGCCGCTGACCACGTCCGAGGCGGACCTGTCGCGCGGCCTGGAGATCATCGCCGCGTCCGTGAGCGCGGTCCGCGACGCGGTGACCGTCTGA
- the pip gene encoding prolyl aminopeptidase → MELRTLYPPIEPHDSGTLDVGDGDTLYWEVCGNPGGVPAVMLHGGPGGGCTPDHRRQFDPDKYRIVLFDQRNCGRSRPHAADPGVSLDANTTWSLVADIERLREHLGVDRWLVFGGSWGSALALAYAQTHPERVTALVLRGIFTLRPFELYWFYQEGASLIFPDLWEDYVAPVPEDEREDLISAYHELLNSPDRATRVRAGRAWSQWEARTLTLRPDRAIVAPFEDDDHAVAFARIENHYFVNEGFLEDEQLLRNVDRIRHIPAVIVQGRYDVCTPAATAWDLHRAWPEADFHLVDDAGHAFSEPGILHRLIEATDRFAEQL, encoded by the coding sequence ATGGAGCTGCGCACCCTGTATCCGCCGATCGAGCCCCACGATTCCGGGACGCTCGACGTCGGCGACGGCGACACCCTGTACTGGGAGGTCTGCGGAAACCCCGGCGGCGTCCCGGCCGTGATGCTGCACGGCGGCCCCGGCGGCGGCTGCACGCCCGACCACCGCCGCCAGTTCGATCCGGACAAGTACCGGATCGTGCTGTTCGACCAGCGCAACTGCGGCCGGAGCCGGCCGCACGCCGCCGACCCGGGCGTGTCGCTGGACGCGAACACGACGTGGAGCCTCGTCGCGGACATCGAGCGCCTGCGCGAACATCTCGGCGTGGATCGGTGGCTCGTGTTCGGCGGGTCCTGGGGCAGCGCGCTGGCGCTGGCGTACGCCCAGACGCATCCGGAGCGGGTCACGGCGCTCGTGCTGCGCGGGATCTTCACGCTGCGGCCGTTCGAGCTGTACTGGTTCTACCAGGAGGGCGCGTCGCTGATCTTCCCCGACCTGTGGGAGGACTACGTCGCTCCGGTGCCCGAGGACGAGCGCGAGGACCTCATCTCGGCCTACCACGAGCTGCTGAACTCCCCCGACCGCGCGACGCGGGTGCGCGCCGGGCGGGCGTGGTCGCAGTGGGAGGCGCGGACGCTGACCCTGCGGCCGGACCGGGCGATCGTCGCGCCGTTCGAGGACGACGACCACGCCGTCGCGTTCGCCCGCATCGAGAACCACTACTTCGTCAACGAGGGGTTCCTGGAGGACGAGCAACTGCTGCGGAACGTGGATCGCATCCGGCACATTCCGGCGGTGATCGTCCAGGGCCGCTACGACGTCTGCACCCCGGCGGCGACGGCGTGGGATCTGCACCGCGCGTGGCCGGAGGCCGACTTCCACCTGGTGGACGACGCGGGCCACGCGTTCTCCGAACCCGGCATCCTGCACCGCCTCATCGAGGCGACGGACCGCTTCGCCGAACAGCTCTGA
- the ehuA gene encoding ectoine/hydroxyectoine ABC transporter ATP-binding protein EhuA: protein MPPTEKTAPEPPEKALPTGHAPGLKFEKVVKRFGANAVLRELDFAVAPGERVTLIGPSGSGKTTILRLLMTLERPDGGLIWIGDDTLWHMERGGKRVAANQRHLHEMRKQVGMVFQQFNLFPNMSVLRNLTEAPVRVLGLSRDEAVERAKSLLDLVGLADKADAHPTRLSGGQQQRVAIARALAMQPKVLLLDEVTSALDPELVVGVQDLLRDIARESDLTLLCVTHEMRFARDISDRVLMFDQGQIVEQGPPDQIFNAPTEQRTRDFLQAVLAT, encoded by the coding sequence ATGCCACCGACTGAGAAGACCGCGCCGGAACCGCCGGAGAAGGCGCTGCCCACCGGGCACGCGCCCGGCCTGAAGTTCGAGAAGGTCGTGAAGCGCTTCGGCGCCAACGCCGTGCTCCGCGAGCTGGACTTCGCGGTCGCGCCCGGCGAGCGGGTGACGCTCATCGGGCCGTCCGGGTCCGGCAAGACGACGATCCTGCGCCTGCTCATGACGCTGGAGCGGCCCGACGGCGGCCTCATCTGGATCGGCGACGACACGCTCTGGCACATGGAGCGGGGCGGGAAGCGCGTCGCGGCCAACCAGCGGCATCTGCACGAGATGCGCAAGCAGGTCGGGATGGTGTTCCAGCAGTTCAACCTGTTCCCGAACATGAGCGTCCTGCGCAACCTCACCGAGGCGCCGGTGCGGGTGCTCGGCCTGTCGCGGGACGAGGCCGTCGAGCGGGCGAAGTCGCTGCTGGACCTGGTCGGGCTCGCCGACAAGGCCGACGCGCACCCGACCCGGCTGTCGGGCGGCCAGCAGCAGCGCGTCGCGATCGCGCGGGCCCTTGCGATGCAGCCGAAGGTGCTGCTGCTGGACGAGGTCACGTCCGCGCTGGACCCCGAGCTGGTCGTCGGCGTGCAGGACCTCCTGCGCGACATCGCGCGCGAGTCCGACCTGACGCTGCTGTGCGTCACCCACGAGATGCGGTTCGCACGCGACATCTCCGACCGCGTCCTGATGTTCGACCAGGGGCAGATCGTGGAGCAGGGGCCGCCGGACCAGATCTTCAACGCTCCCACGGAACAGCGGACGCGGGACTTCCTCCAGGCCGTCCTCGCGACCTGA
- the ehuD gene encoding ectoine/hydroxyectoine ABC transporter permease subunit EhuD, translating to MEWDWHYTGDILPDLLDGLRVTVTATLLGYVIAVLLGLVWTLLRRTPSAVVNQTVRWVTEFIRSTPLLVQLFFLYYVLPTWGITLGPLTAGVIGLGLHYSTYTAEVYRGGIDDVPRGQWEAAVALNLPRSRTWLDVILPQAIRRVLPTLGNYLIAMFKDSPLLLGINVAELLNTAYTTGTHTLRFLEPITLVGVLFVLVSVVSSVLVRRLERRSHATD from the coding sequence ATGGAGTGGGACTGGCACTACACCGGCGACATCCTGCCCGACCTGCTGGACGGGCTGCGCGTCACCGTCACCGCGACGCTGCTCGGCTACGTCATCGCCGTCCTGCTAGGGCTCGTGTGGACGCTCCTGCGCCGCACGCCGAGCGCGGTCGTCAACCAGACCGTCCGGTGGGTCACCGAGTTCATCCGCAGCACGCCGCTGCTCGTGCAGCTCTTCTTCCTCTATTACGTGCTGCCGACCTGGGGCATCACGCTCGGCCCGCTCACCGCCGGCGTCATCGGGCTCGGCCTGCACTACTCCACCTACACCGCCGAGGTGTACCGGGGCGGGATCGACGACGTCCCGCGCGGGCAGTGGGAGGCGGCCGTCGCGCTGAACCTCCCCCGGTCGCGCACCTGGCTGGACGTGATCCTGCCGCAGGCGATCCGCCGCGTCCTGCCGACCCTCGGCAACTACCTGATCGCGATGTTCAAGGACTCCCCGCTCCTGCTCGGCATCAACGTCGCCGAGCTGCTGAACACCGCGTACACCACCGGGACGCACACGCTGAGGTTCCTGGAGCCGATCACGCTGGTCGGCGTCCTGTTCGTGCTCGTCAGCGTCGTGTCGTCCGTCCTCGTCCGCCGCCTGGAGAGGCGCAGCCATGCCACCGACTGA
- the ehuC gene encoding ectoine/hydroxyectoine ABC transporter permease subunit EhuC: MSDVLDAYPQLLKGAWTTVQLTVYGSVLALVLALVFGLAGTARSAWVRAVGRVYVEFFRGMATLVLMYWFFYALPLVGFRFTPMAAAVLSLGLNIGAYGAEVVRGAVRAVPKEQYEATVALNFTPAQRMRRVILPQAVALMLPPFGNLVIELMKGSAVVSLITIGDLTFRAKQIQNATGETLWTYVAILLIYFVIAQALQSLVRLAERRVDRMLGRRAEATG; the protein is encoded by the coding sequence GTGTCCGACGTCCTGGACGCCTATCCGCAGCTCCTCAAGGGCGCGTGGACCACCGTCCAGCTCACCGTGTACGGGAGCGTCCTCGCGCTTGTCCTCGCGCTGGTCTTCGGGCTGGCGGGCACGGCCCGCAGCGCGTGGGTCCGCGCGGTGGGCCGCGTGTACGTGGAGTTCTTCCGCGGCATGGCGACGCTCGTGCTCATGTACTGGTTCTTCTACGCGCTGCCGCTGGTCGGGTTCCGGTTCACGCCGATGGCCGCGGCCGTCCTGTCGCTCGGCCTCAACATCGGCGCGTACGGCGCGGAGGTCGTGCGCGGCGCCGTCCGGGCCGTCCCGAAGGAACAGTACGAAGCCACGGTCGCGCTCAACTTCACGCCGGCGCAGCGGATGCGGCGGGTGATCCTGCCGCAGGCCGTCGCGCTGATGCTGCCGCCGTTCGGCAACCTCGTCATCGAGCTGATGAAGGGCTCGGCCGTGGTCTCGCTCATCACGATCGGCGACCTGACCTTCCGCGCCAAGCAGATCCAGAACGCCACCGGCGAGACGCTGTGGACGTACGTGGCGATCCTGCTGATCTACTTCGTGATCGCGCAGGCGCTCCAGTCGCTCGTCCGGCTCGCCGAGCGGCGCGTGGACCGGATGCTGGGCCGCCGGGCGGAGGCGACGGGCTGA
- a CDS encoding SGNH/GDSL hydrolase family protein gives MTGPGDWAHRARERFGERAVTAVVLLALVLAAIVPLAVFPAARCAVFGAGCRAPLASVHGDAPRAQKALAPAVAAASGGYAALGDSYSAGVGAETTVADQNSLARCHRTSNAYYHAVAGAFRFASAGFFACSGATVRDVLHGRFGEPPQIDRVHADTTLVTLSVGGNDIGFSRIIAACVVKLPWSGSCTDQGGDIAKRMATLRQTLPDLLDQIARRAPRARILIMGYPRAFSEVNGAVGDNISVSEQQWLNAETHDLDALIKQAAAEADDRIDAADGAGSVEYVDAYSAFAGHEAGSGDPYMNGLAVNLAALEAEPRSFHPTVRGQQALGALFVDQVKKGPGRALHQYG, from the coding sequence ATGACGGGACCGGGCGACTGGGCGCACCGCGCCCGCGAGCGCTTCGGCGAACGGGCCGTGACCGCCGTCGTCCTGCTGGCGCTCGTCCTCGCGGCGATCGTGCCGCTGGCGGTGTTCCCCGCCGCGCGCTGCGCCGTGTTCGGCGCGGGCTGCCGGGCGCCGCTGGCGAGCGTCCACGGCGACGCGCCGCGCGCCCAGAAGGCCCTGGCGCCCGCCGTCGCGGCGGCGTCCGGCGGGTACGCGGCGCTCGGCGACTCCTACTCGGCGGGCGTCGGCGCGGAGACGACCGTCGCCGACCAGAACTCGCTGGCCCGCTGCCACCGGACGTCCAACGCCTACTACCACGCGGTGGCCGGCGCCTTCCGGTTCGCGAGCGCCGGGTTCTTCGCCTGCTCGGGCGCGACGGTGCGCGACGTCCTGCACGGACGGTTCGGCGAGCCCCCGCAGATCGACCGCGTCCACGCCGACACCACGCTCGTCACGCTGAGCGTCGGCGGCAACGACATCGGCTTCTCCAGGATCATCGCGGCCTGCGTCGTGAAGCTGCCGTGGAGCGGGAGCTGCACCGACCAGGGCGGTGACATCGCCAAGCGGATGGCGACGCTCCGCCAGACGCTTCCCGACCTGCTCGACCAGATCGCCCGCAGGGCGCCCCGCGCGCGGATCCTGATCATGGGCTACCCGCGCGCGTTCTCCGAGGTCAACGGCGCGGTGGGCGACAACATCAGCGTGTCCGAGCAGCAGTGGCTGAACGCCGAGACCCACGACCTGGACGCGCTGATCAAGCAGGCCGCCGCCGAGGCCGACGACCGGATCGACGCGGCGGACGGCGCGGGCAGCGTCGAGTACGTGGACGCCTACAGCGCCTTCGCGGGCCACGAGGCGGGCAGCGGCGACCCGTACATGAACGGCCTCGCGGTCAACCTCGCCGCGCTGGAGGCCGAGCCGCGCAGCTTCCACCCGACCGTCCGCGGGCAGCAGGCGCTCGGCGCCCTGTTCGTCGACCAGGTGAAGAAGGGCCCGGGACGGGCGCTGCACCAGTACGGCTGA
- a CDS encoding thiolase family protein has translation MNAAIAGLGMTELGKVYGRSPRRLAADAVRLAAADAGLDLADLDGLIVSHGLGGSPGIELAETLGLRDLRLLTKMDSFGATAGAMVSYAAMSVLSGAATTVACVFADAPLQPQQSSGSAYQRDAREWYGFGGMTAALGLRSVNAYYALAAQRHMARYGTTSEQLGAIAVGTRQWAARNPLAQMREPITLADHQASRWVAEPLHLLDCCLVSNGAIAVIVTGADRAASLARPPVHLWGWGQGHPGHPRERGSGFGLTTGAAVSGPIAMKMAGVTVDDVDVCQLYDCYTYTVLVSLEDYGFCAKGEGGAFAASGALAPGGSLPTNTGGGQLSGYYMWGMTPLSEAVIQARGDGGERQAPANDVLLVSGNGGILDHHSTLILSPHPKGA, from the coding sequence GTGAACGCCGCCATCGCCGGACTCGGCATGACCGAGCTGGGCAAAGTCTACGGGCGCAGCCCCCGCCGCCTCGCCGCCGACGCCGTCCGGCTCGCCGCCGCCGACGCCGGGCTGGACCTCGCCGACCTGGACGGGCTCATCGTCAGCCACGGCCTCGGCGGCTCCCCCGGCATCGAGCTGGCCGAGACGCTCGGGCTGCGCGACCTGCGCCTGCTCACCAAGATGGACTCCTTCGGCGCGACGGCCGGGGCGATGGTGTCGTATGCGGCGATGTCCGTCCTCAGCGGTGCCGCTACGACGGTCGCCTGCGTGTTCGCGGACGCTCCTTTGCAGCCGCAGCAGTCGTCCGGGTCGGCCTACCAGCGCGACGCGCGCGAGTGGTACGGATTCGGCGGGATGACCGCCGCACTCGGGCTGCGCAGCGTCAACGCCTACTACGCGCTCGCCGCGCAGCGCCACATGGCCCGGTACGGGACGACGAGCGAGCAGCTCGGCGCCATCGCCGTCGGCACCCGGCAGTGGGCCGCGCGCAACCCGCTCGCCCAGATGCGCGAACCGATCACGCTCGCCGACCACCAGGCGTCGCGGTGGGTCGCCGAGCCGCTGCACCTGCTCGACTGCTGCCTGGTGTCCAACGGGGCGATCGCCGTCATCGTGACGGGCGCCGACCGGGCCGCCTCGCTCGCGCGTCCGCCCGTCCACCTGTGGGGCTGGGGGCAGGGGCATCCCGGGCACCCGCGCGAGCGCGGCAGCGGGTTCGGGCTCACCACCGGCGCCGCCGTCTCCGGGCCGATCGCCATGAAGATGGCCGGCGTCACCGTGGACGACGTGGACGTCTGCCAGTTGTACGACTGCTACACCTACACCGTCCTGGTCTCTCTTGAGGACTACGGGTTCTGCGCGAAGGGCGAGGGCGGGGCGTTCGCCGCGTCCGGCGCGCTCGCGCCCGGCGGGTCCCTGCCCACCAACACCGGCGGCGGGCAGCTCTCCGGGTACTACATGTGGGGCATGACGCCGCTGTCGGAGGCCGTGATCCAGGCGCGGGGCGACGGCGGGGAACGGCAGGCGCCCGCGAACGACGTCCTTCTCGTCAGCGGGAACGGCGGCATCCTCGACCACCACTCGACGCTGATCCTCAGCCCGCACCCGAAGGGGGCCTGA
- the ectA gene encoding diaminobutyrate acetyltransferase: MAAQPLESPVRRTGGTEVRLREPVPEDGPALWRIARDSRALDVNSPYSYALWCRDFAATSVVAEDDDGPCGFVTGYVRPDAPGTFFVWQVAVDQAHRGRGLARLMLDRLGARLGGRGHRFLEATVTPGNTASTAMFTSFARDHGCKLTRTPLFGVEHLPEDHEPEVLFRIGPLPVPRRAPR; the protein is encoded by the coding sequence ATGGCAGCGCAACCCCTGGAATCACCCGTCCGGCGCACCGGCGGCACCGAGGTGCGCCTCCGGGAGCCGGTCCCCGAGGACGGTCCCGCCCTGTGGCGGATCGCCCGCGACTCACGTGCCCTCGACGTCAACTCCCCCTACAGCTACGCGCTCTGGTGCCGCGACTTCGCGGCGACCTCCGTCGTCGCCGAGGACGACGACGGCCCGTGCGGGTTCGTCACCGGCTACGTCCGGCCCGACGCGCCCGGGACGTTCTTCGTGTGGCAGGTCGCCGTCGACCAGGCCCACCGGGGCCGCGGCCTGGCCCGCCTCATGCTGGACCGGCTCGGCGCCCGCCTCGGCGGCCGCGGCCACCGGTTCCTTGAGGCGACCGTCACGCCCGGCAACACCGCCTCCACCGCGATGTTCACCTCCTTCGCCCGCGACCACGGCTGCAAGCTGACCCGGACGCCGCTGTTCGGCGTCGAGCACCTTCCCGAGGACCACGAGCCCGAGGTCCTGTTCCGCATCGGCCCGCTCCCCGTCCCCCGCCGCGCCCCGCGCTGA
- the thpD gene encoding ectoine hydroxylase — translation MSVIESHPSIDDTYPTRKSGEAALLYRQDPVVYGRPEDGPLDETTLRSYDANGYLTVDELLAPDEVETYRAELRRLASDPRLLADDRTVTERGTREVRSIFEVHKISEVFGALVRDPRVVGRARQILGSDVYVHQSRVNYKPGFTGKDFYWHSDFETWHAEDGMPRMRAVSISIALTENFVHNGGLMIMPGSHRTFVSCVGATPADHYKESLVGQEIGTPDPNSLSILADKHGIELFTGPAGSATMFDCNCMHGSNGNITPFPRSNVFIVFNSVDNACAEPFSAPGPRPEFIGARDFTPVV, via the coding sequence GTGAGCGTCATCGAGTCCCATCCGTCGATCGACGACACCTACCCGACCCGCAAGTCCGGCGAGGCGGCGCTGCTGTACCGGCAGGACCCCGTCGTGTACGGCCGTCCCGAGGACGGCCCGCTCGACGAGACCACGCTGCGCTCCTACGACGCCAACGGCTACCTGACCGTGGACGAGCTGCTGGCGCCCGACGAGGTCGAGACCTACCGCGCCGAGCTGCGCCGTCTCGCGTCCGACCCGCGGCTGCTGGCCGACGACCGGACGGTCACCGAGCGCGGCACCCGCGAGGTCCGGTCGATCTTCGAGGTCCACAAGATCAGCGAGGTGTTCGGCGCACTGGTCCGCGACCCGCGCGTCGTCGGCCGCGCCCGGCAGATCCTCGGCTCGGACGTCTACGTCCACCAGAGCCGCGTGAACTACAAGCCCGGGTTCACCGGCAAGGACTTCTACTGGCACTCGGACTTCGAGACCTGGCACGCCGAGGACGGCATGCCCCGGATGCGCGCGGTGAGCATCTCCATCGCGCTGACGGAGAACTTCGTCCACAACGGCGGCCTGATGATCATGCCGGGCTCGCACCGGACGTTCGTGTCCTGCGTCGGCGCGACCCCCGCGGACCACTACAAGGAGTCGCTGGTCGGCCAGGAGATCGGCACGCCCGACCCCAACAGCCTGTCGATCCTCGCCGACAAGCACGGCATCGAGCTGTTCACCGGCCCGGCGGGCTCGGCGACGATGTTCGACTGCAACTGCATGCACGGGTCCAACGGGAACATCACGCCGTTCCCCCGGTCCAACGTGTTCATCGTGTTCAACAGCGTGGACAACGCCTGCGCCGAGCCGTTCTCGGCGCCCGGCCCGCGTCCGGAGTTCATCGGCGCCCGCGACTTCACCCCGGTCGTGTAA
- a CDS encoding Zn-ribbon domain-containing OB-fold protein, translating into MPLEIGVLRRDGRTDPFFDGAAAGRLAVRHCAACDRWLAPDAACCPGCGIEETGWADASGAGTLVTWTTVHGRPAADGTVPPPALLALVELAEGPWLYTRLTGVDAPREGLPLTAVFEHPGEGEAYLLFRPA; encoded by the coding sequence ATGCCGCTGGAGATCGGCGTGCTCCGCCGCGACGGCCGCACCGACCCGTTCTTCGACGGCGCCGCCGCCGGCCGGCTCGCCGTCCGGCACTGCGCGGCGTGCGACCGCTGGCTCGCGCCGGACGCCGCGTGCTGCCCCGGCTGCGGCATCGAGGAGACCGGCTGGGCGGACGCCTCGGGCGCCGGCACGCTCGTGACCTGGACGACCGTCCACGGGCGTCCGGCCGCCGACGGGACCGTCCCGCCGCCCGCGCTGCTCGCGCTGGTCGAGCTGGCCGAGGGGCCGTGGCTCTACACCCGGCTCACCGGCGTGGACGCGCCGCGCGAGGGGCTGCCGCTCACGGCCGTGTTCGAGCACCCCGGCGAGGGCGAGGCCTACCTTCTGTTCCGTCCGGCCTGA
- a CDS encoding ectoine synthase: MIVRSLKDIIGTDRDVQAETWCSRRFVLAGDRVGFSLHETILYAGTRTRMWYANHIEAVYCVEGEGELLDEETGETHRIEPGVMYLLNEHDHHELHAITDVRTVCVFNPPVTGRETHDENGAYPLLTEEDA, from the coding sequence GTGATCGTCCGTTCCTTGAAGGACATCATCGGCACCGACCGCGACGTCCAGGCCGAGACCTGGTGCAGCCGCCGCTTCGTCCTCGCCGGCGACCGGGTCGGCTTCTCGCTGCACGAGACGATCCTCTACGCGGGCACCCGGACGCGGATGTGGTACGCGAACCACATCGAGGCCGTGTACTGCGTCGAGGGCGAGGGCGAGCTGCTCGACGAGGAGACCGGCGAGACGCACCGCATCGAGCCGGGCGTCATGTACCTGCTCAACGAGCACGACCACCACGAACTCCACGCCATCACCGATGTCCGCACCGTCTGCGTGTTCAACCCGCCCGTCACGGGCCGCGAGACGCACGACGAGAACGGGGCCTACCCCCTGCTGACCGAGGAGGACGCGTGA